Part of the Cuniculiplasma divulgatum genome, AGTGCTGTCACACATTTAACCACCGGGACAGCCCTTATTGCTATGCAAGGATCATGCCTCCCCTGAACTCTTACGGTTGTATTATTCCAGTTTTTTATATCTACCGTTTCCTGTTCTTTTCTAATGGAAGAAGTGGGCTTGAATACAGTTCTAAATTCAATATCGTTTCCATAGGTTATTCCTCCAAGAATTCCACCGTTGTGATTTGACAGTGCCTTTACTTTTTCATCCTTCATACGGAACAAATCATTGGATGTGCTTCCATTCATCCTTCCTAACTGGAATCCATCACCAAATTCAATGCCCTTAACTCCTGGGACAGAGAACATTAAGTGTGATATGACCGACTCTACAGAATCAAAAAATGGTTCACCAATTCCAGCAGGAACATTTTTCACAACAGTCTTTACAATGCCACCGGTACTATCACCCTGGGACTGTAAGTGTCTAATAAGTTCATCAGCCTTATCATCAGATACGGAATCCGGAATCCTTGACTTGGTTCCATAGACTTCCAAATCATCATAGAACCTGTCTTCCTTAATTCTTATATCTCCCATGCTCTGTAAATAGGATGAAATCTGGATGTCTTTTTCAGCAAGTAACTGGATTGCTATGGATCCTGCTGCAACCAGTGGTGCAGTCATTCTTCCTGAAAGAAAACCTCCGCCTGAATAATTTCTGAATGGTCCATACTTGAGAAACAGACTCAGATCTCCATGTCCTGGCCTGGGCCTTTCCCTTAACTCATCATAATGTCTTTCAATGACATCTTTGTTTCTTATAAGCATGGTAATTGGCCCTCCATCCGTGTAACTGTTATTAATTCCCGAAATAAACTCCACATTATCTGTTTCCTTTCTCTGGGTGGTAAGTGAACTCTGTCCAGGAGCCCTTCTTGTCATCCACAGATTAACAACATTCTCATCCACTTTGAAACCTGCGGGTATACCATCAAGAATGCAGCCTACTGAGGAACCATGGGAAGATCCAAATATTGAAATGGAAATTCTGTCCTTAAATGTAAAACTCATTAAGGAATGAAATACATATAGTCATAATAGACTTTTCACGGGTATCTAGGAGAGATAAACCCCCATCCTCAATTATTAGGGAGCCTTTTTCCCTCGACGGTTGAAATGAGCATCTCAAGTATCTTACCTCTTATTATTGATGGATCAATGGTGTTAAACTCTCCCTTTATTAGAATCACATATGTATTTAGAGTTGTTTCATCAATTGCCAGAAAAGGTTCGTTTTTTAACTCTGACATCTGTTTGAGGTTTTTCAGTATATCATCCTTCACAAGTTCAAACTTCAAATATTTTGGAATTTCATATCTCACCTGTACAACTGGTGTTTTTGAAGTAATTCTATAGGCACCCTGTGTTAGGACATTATTCGCTATCTTTACTACTTCTCCTCCGTCTGTAACCAGAGTAGTATAATTTATGCTGATATCCTTTACCTTCCCAACAAATCCGTTGTTAT contains:
- the aroC gene encoding chorismate synthase: MSFTFKDRISISIFGSSHGSSVGCILDGIPAGFKVDENVVNLWMTRRAPGQSSLTTQRKETDNVEFISGINNSYTDGGPITMLIRNKDVIERHYDELRERPRPGHGDLSLFLKYGPFRNYSGGGFLSGRMTAPLVAAGSIAIQLLAEKDIQISSYLQSMGDIRIKEDRFYDDLEVYGTKSRIPDSVSDDKADELIRHLQSQGDSTGGIVKTVVKNVPAGIGEPFFDSVESVISHLMFSVPGVKGIEFGDGFQLGRMNGSTSNDLFRMKDEKVKALSNHNGGILGGITYGNDIEFRTVFKPTSSIRKEQETVDIKNWNNTTVRVQGRHDPCIAIRAVPVVKCVTALSLLDLYLRRQSSYKGNFVNESSYGKDEWN